The Eubacterium maltosivorans genome includes the window GGAACCCCGGAGCCCTATGACCGGATCATCGAAAATAAAACAGCACCGGAGCAGTAAAGCGCCGATGCTGTTTTTTAGCCCATACGTTTTTTAATCAGCCGGATATCGTCGCCGGCAAAGACAATGTTCAGGAAGTTGCCACGGATTCTGGAAGTCAGACGCTCGTCATAGTTCTCAAGAATCTGGGGCATGGTCAGGTTGGTGGATAAAATGATTTTTTTATGCTCCTGCAGACGGGTGTTAATGACCTCGAAAAGCTGCTTTTTGCTGAAATCCGAGTAAGACTCTGCCCCGAAATCGTCGATAATCAGCAAATCGGCGGTAAAAAGTGGGGAATATATTTCATTAATGGGTATATTATCATTGAAAATTTTACTCTGAATATCCTGGACCAGATGAGCGGCGGTGATATAGACAACATTGTAGCCCTTGCCAATCAGGGCGTTAGCCACACAGTTTGACATAAAGGTTTTGCCCACGCCGGGCTTTCCGGTAAACAGATAGTTGTCGTTTTGAGACTCGAAGTGCAGGCAGTAATGCTGCATTTTTTCCTTGAGACGGCACATTTTTTCCCTGGGCGAGCCGTTCTGGGTTTCGACGGCTTCATCCGCGTAATAATCGGGATTAAAGGTGTCGAAATTTTCGGCCTGGGCATGGACGTTTAAATCATAGTTATTAAAGGCAGCCCGGATGAGCTCTTGCTTTAAGCAGGAACAAACTTGTCCGTTTATGTAGCCGGTATCCTTGCAGATCGGGCAGTCGTAGCGCAGCGTCAGGTAGTCCAGTGGATAGCCGTTTTCAAGCAGCAGGGCTTCCTTTTGCTTTTTTAAGGCTTCGACGTTTTGACGGAATTCAGAGATAGCGTCAGGATTTTTGCGGGATACCTCGCGGGTCATTCGGATTCCCTGAAGATTGATGGCATGGTCGAGTTCGGCGAGCTTTGGAATGGCGGCATAAAGCGCGTCCTGTTTTCTCTTAAGCTCGAGCTTATTGCGAAACTGTTTTTGCTCAAAGGCGTCATAGACTTTTTTTGTTCGTTCATTCATTATCGTCACTCCATAACCAGGCTTCGTCCAGCTGGTCAAGCTCCTCGTAGACCTTTTTACGGTCATCGCTGATCACGACGTCGCCCTTTGACTGATGGTAGCCTTTTTTAGGCTCTGCATTAATTTCTTCCAGGCTGGTATAACCCTTTTGGAACCAGCGTTTTAAAATCGCGTCGATGTAGCGGATATCCTGTTTGCTGGAACGCTGCATGGCGGCGGTGATGATGTCCATATCAAAGCGGTACTCGTCTGCCCAGCGGATGACCATTTCCTTTTCCCAGGCGATGGGCGCCCGGCGGAGGCCAAGATATTTGAAAACATCATAGACCAGCTTTTGTTCACCCGCGCTTTTTCGGATATAGGCGTCGGCTTCTGTGGCTTCCCGGATACCGGCTTTGTACCAGCCCTCGGCCACAGATTTCAGATAATTGATGATCTGCTTTGCTGTGAAAGGTTTTTCCTTTTTACCGATGAGGTTCATAGAATACTCTACCAGAAGGATTACAACCTCCGGTGTAAAATGGTATTCAGTAATCCAGTTTTTAAACATCTGAGTTTCTTTCTGGGTGATGGTCCGGCTGCCGTACATCTGCTGAATTTTGGAATACATGTGGGCAACGCGGGCCTCCATGCTGTCGGGGTCCTGCTTTTGGGATGTTTCCGTCTTTTTAGTCTCCGCCTCAGCCTTGGTGTGGTGCGACATCAGTTTGGCAGAAATGTTGTAATAAGTGACGATGACATCCTTTGTGCCGACGTATTCCAGGGAGAGGATGCCCTCCTTTTCCCAATATTCCCAGGCCTTGATGACATCCCCCTCGGTCAGGTCAAAAAGTTTGCTGAGTGCCAGATTGTCGATGGGCTCAAGGGACTGATTAAAGCAGTGCTTCAGCCCAAAAAGATACACCTTCACATAATCGCCCCGGGCCTGGGGCATATAGTGATTGATAAATATATTTTCGACTGGCGTCATGGCCATATTGTCGTTGTCGATGATAAACTTGAACTGATTCATTTGGAAAACACATCCTTGATTAAAGAGTGCTCTTATTATAGCACAAAACCCTGCAGTTTTTTATCCCAATTGTATACGAGATGTAAATTCTTTCATTTGTTGGCTTAAAAACGGGCACTTTGGGTTGCGAATCGGTTTAGGTATGATATAATAACAAAGTTAAATGCGTGTGCGAAAGGAAGACTAATATATGGATACTTTTATCATTGAAGGAGGTCACCCGCTAAACGGTGAGGTGGCAATCTCCGGAGCAAAAAATGCAGTATTGGGTATTATCCCCGCAGCCATCCTTTGTTCCTGCTCAAGCAAAATCGATAATGTGCCCGACATTAAGGATGTCAACAAGATCGTTGCAATCCTGGAAAAAATGGGGGCAGAAATATATAGAGAAAATGATACTTTAATTATAAATACTGACAAGCCGATCAATTATGATTGTTCGGAATATGAAGAAGAAACAGGAAAGATGCGTGCGTCTTACTATCTGCTGGGAGCGCTGCTGGGCCGTTACCACAAGGCCATTGTTCCGTTGCCGGGAGGTTGTAATATTGGAGACCGTCCCATTGACCAGCATATCAAGGGTTTTGAAGCGCTCGGAGCAAAGGTGCTGATCGAGCATGGCCAGGTTAAGATGACTGCAGACCGTCTGATCGGCGCAGATATTTACCTGGATGTGGTCAGCGTTGGTGCGACCATCAACATCATGCTGGCGGCGACCCGCGCAGAAGGGATGACCATCATCGAAAATGCGGCAAAGGAGCCGCATATTGTGGATGTGGCAAACTTTCTGAACCTGATGGGAGCAAATATTAAAGGTGCGGGAACAGATACCATTAAAATCAAAGGTGTGGAGGAAATGCATGGCTGTGAATATTCCGTCGTGCCGGATCAAATCACAGCAGGAACCTATATGATGGCAGCTGCTGCAACCTGCGGCAATGTGCTCGTAAAAAATGTCATTCCGAAGCATATGGAAGCTGTCACCGCAAAAATGCGCGAAATGGGCGTCGAAATCATTGAAGAGGACAATGGTATCCGCGTTATTGGAAAAGAAAATATTAAAGGGTGTAAGGTGAAAACATTGCCTTATCCAGGCTTTCCGACCGATCTGCAGCAGCCCATGGCAGTGCTTATGAGTATTGCCAGCGGACAGAGCGTTATTACTGAGAGTATTTTTGAGAACCGTTTTAAATATGTCGATGAACTGCGTAAAATGGGCGCAGATATTTCAATTAACGGCCGTGTCGCCAATATTACCGGAGTCCCGACCTTGTCCGGGACCAAGATCAAGGCGACAGACCTGCGCGCCGGCGCTGCCATGGTCATCGCAGGGCTTATCGCAGAAGGTGAAACACGGATTACGGATATCCAGTATATCGACCGGGGTTATGAAAAATTAGAAAGTAATATCCGGAGTCTTGGAGGAATTATCCGCCGCGAGGCCATTGAAAAGAAAGTCGAAGACTAAGAATGAAGACACGAAAAAGACGCCGCATCCGGTTTAAACCGCGGTTTTACGTGTGGGTGGCGGCGCTTGCTGCCGTGCTCATGACGTCGGTCTTTTTCATAGCCACCCATCCTGCAAAGAAGCTTGAGAAGAATTCCCAAGCGGCGCTTCAGGCGGTGGAGACACTCCAGACCGCCTTGTCAAACGCGGCAGAAAAGGGCTCGAGCGCTTTACAGACAGAAGAAAATAAAGAACTGGAGGCCGTTAAAGAGCGAATCCGAAATGGTGATACGGACGGCCTTAAGGTTGTTTTTATGACCTTTGACGACGGTCCCAGCGAGCACACCAATGAGGTGCTTGATATTCTGAAAAAACATCATATCAAGGCCACCTTTTTTACAAATGGCCGTGATAACGAAGTAGCCAGAGCTGCTTATAAAAGGATTGTGGATGAAGGCCATACCCTGGGAAATCACAGCTGGAGCCATAAATACGACCTTTATAAGAATCCGCCGGCTTTTTATGAGGACGTTGAGAAGCTGGATAAATTCCAGCTTGAGGTGACAGGAGAGGCCGAGATATCCCATATGTTCAGATTTCCTGGCGGTTCGCTCAATGC containing:
- a CDS encoding ATP-binding protein encodes the protein MNERTKKVYDAFEQKQFRNKLELKRKQDALYAAIPKLAELDHAINLQGIRMTREVSRKNPDAISEFRQNVEALKKQKEALLLENGYPLDYLTLRYDCPICKDTGYINGQVCSCLKQELIRAAFNNYDLNVHAQAENFDTFNPDYYADEAVETQNGSPREKMCRLKEKMQHYCLHFESQNDNYLFTGKPGVGKTFMSNCVANALIGKGYNVVYITAAHLVQDIQSKIFNDNIPINEIYSPLFTADLLIIDDFGAESYSDFSKKQLFEVINTRLQEHKKIILSTNLTMPQILENYDERLTSRIRGNFLNIVFAGDDIRLIKKRMG
- a CDS encoding DnaD domain protein encodes the protein MNQFKFIIDNDNMAMTPVENIFINHYMPQARGDYVKVYLFGLKHCFNQSLEPIDNLALSKLFDLTEGDVIKAWEYWEKEGILSLEYVGTKDVIVTYYNISAKLMSHHTKAEAETKKTETSQKQDPDSMEARVAHMYSKIQQMYGSRTITQKETQMFKNWITEYHFTPEVVILLVEYSMNLIGKKEKPFTAKQIINYLKSVAEGWYKAGIREATEADAYIRKSAGEQKLVYDVFKYLGLRRAPIAWEKEMVIRWADEYRFDMDIITAAMQRSSKQDIRYIDAILKRWFQKGYTSLEEINAEPKKGYHQSKGDVVISDDRKKVYEELDQLDEAWLWSDDNE
- a CDS encoding UDP-N-acetylglucosamine 1-carboxyvinyltransferase; translation: MDTFIIEGGHPLNGEVAISGAKNAVLGIIPAAILCSCSSKIDNVPDIKDVNKIVAILEKMGAEIYRENDTLIINTDKPINYDCSEYEEETGKMRASYYLLGALLGRYHKAIVPLPGGCNIGDRPIDQHIKGFEALGAKVLIEHGQVKMTADRLIGADIYLDVVSVGATINIMLAATRAEGMTIIENAAKEPHIVDVANFLNLMGANIKGAGTDTIKIKGVEEMHGCEYSVVPDQITAGTYMMAAAATCGNVLVKNVIPKHMEAVTAKMREMGVEIIEEDNGIRVIGKENIKGCKVKTLPYPGFPTDLQQPMAVLMSIASGQSVITESIFENRFKYVDELRKMGADISINGRVANITGVPTLSGTKIKATDLRAGAAMVIAGLIAEGETRITDIQYIDRGYEKLESNIRSLGGIIRREAIEKKVED
- a CDS encoding polysaccharide deacetylase family protein produces the protein MKTRKRRRIRFKPRFYVWVAALAAVLMTSVFFIATHPAKKLEKNSQAALQAVETLQTALSNAAEKGSSALQTEENKELEAVKERIRNGDTDGLKVVFMTFDDGPSEHTNEVLDILKKHHIKATFFTNGRDNEVARAAYKRIVDEGHTLGNHSWSHKYDLYKNPPAFYEDVEKLDKFQLEVTGEAEISHMFRFPGGSLNANAKCIQGILDRGYNYVDWNSSAGDGGGNPASTDAVVNKIMSEVHQHNVSTVLCHAELRDTTRAALPQLFDALKAEGYTFLPMESDLSYPRQV